A region from the Chloroflexota bacterium genome encodes:
- a CDS encoding carbonic anhydrase — MTEIDEVLASSASYAASFGAGDLTASPGRSLAVVACADARIDVHRILGLKEGDAHVIRNAGGVITDDVIRSLIISQRLLGTREVMLIQHTDCGMLKFRDDDFKDEIEADTGIRPAFALEAFADLEQNVRQSIARIHVSPFIPHKDQIRGFIYDCASGKITEVATE, encoded by the coding sequence TTGACTGAAATCGACGAGGTCTTGGCAAGCAGCGCCAGCTATGCGGCAAGCTTCGGCGCGGGGGATTTGACAGCGTCGCCCGGGCGCAGCCTTGCGGTGGTGGCGTGCGCAGACGCGCGCATCGACGTGCACAGAATCCTGGGGCTCAAGGAAGGCGACGCTCACGTGATTCGAAATGCGGGCGGCGTGATCACCGACGACGTGATCCGGTCGCTGATCATTTCCCAGCGCCTACTGGGCACCCGCGAGGTCATGCTCATCCAGCACACTGACTGCGGCATGCTGAAATTTCGCGACGACGACTTCAAGGACGAGATTGAGGCCGATACGGGGATTCGTCCGGCGTTCGCGCTCGAAGCCTTCGCAGATCTCGAGCAGAACGTGCGGCAGTCCATCGCCCGAATCCACGTCAGCCCGTTTATTCCACACAAAGATCAGATTCGGGGGTTCATCTACGATTGCGCCTCGGGCAAGATCACGGAGGTTGCAACGGAATAG
- a CDS encoding class I SAM-dependent methyltransferase encodes MTNVGDLSYRRRIQSIAEYLDPKPEQRILDLGAGEGFVSLALREAFGCRIVALDAAPPILHQGIDRDVHGSRHVWLLGDGAQLPFRDGSFDGVVCSEVLEHVEDDTAVVREIARVLKSGSVAALTVPCANYPALWDPLNWVRERLGLGHFSPDSGFWGGLWAMHLRLYRPDEFRRAVASDERLEVTHLEGLTRWCLPFNHMLLWTGKQLYGRLPESSAAYRSMEKFEYSRTPHRRLSLNPITWGLRLMQAIDRRNDTLRDPLGPSTNLAIRAVRRSP; translated from the coding sequence TTGACCAATGTCGGAGATCTGTCCTATCGACGGCGGATCCAGTCCATTGCGGAGTATCTGGATCCCAAGCCAGAGCAGCGCATCCTCGACTTGGGGGCGGGCGAGGGCTTCGTGAGCCTGGCCCTGCGCGAGGCCTTTGGCTGCCGCATCGTGGCGCTGGACGCCGCGCCACCGATTCTGCACCAGGGCATTGATCGCGACGTTCACGGGTCCCGACACGTGTGGCTGCTGGGCGATGGCGCCCAACTGCCGTTTCGCGACGGGAGCTTCGATGGGGTGGTGTGCTCGGAGGTGTTGGAGCACGTGGAGGACGACACCGCCGTGGTGCGTGAGATTGCGCGGGTGCTCAAGTCCGGTAGCGTAGCCGCGCTGACCGTGCCCTGTGCGAACTATCCGGCGTTGTGGGACCCGTTGAATTGGGTGCGTGAGCGGCTTGGGTTAGGCCACTTCAGCCCGGATTCGGGTTTCTGGGGCGGGCTTTGGGCCATGCATCTGCGCCTCTATCGTCCGGATGAGTTTCGGCGGGCGGTCGCAAGCGACGAGCGCCTGGAAGTGACGCACCTCGAGGGCCTGACCCGGTGGTGTCTGCCGTTCAACCACATGCTGCTGTGGACCGGCAAGCAGTTGTACGGGCGATTGCCGGAATCTTCAGCGGCCTATCGTTCGATGGAGAAATTCGAGTACTCGCGCACGCCGCATCGGCGCCTCAGCCTGAACCCGATCACGTGGGGACTGCGACTGATGCAGGCGATCGATCGCCGCAACGACACGTTGCGGGATCCGTTGGGGCCGAGCACGAATCTGGCCATTCGCGCGGTGAGGAGATCTCCTTAG
- a CDS encoding glycosyltransferase family 4 protein, with the protein MNGIAGQEAVGVAGGDIRIIEVAKHWAQAGHEIHLMGSVASTDLFERRGLTVQPHIVAWHGGESRWSFMLRALTVCLRLPRSLLRLRPDVIVSANEQLYDTLPGLILKLWYRRRVRWAVVAHNIPAWRFWQREGHHWYQSLAFLVSERLSLLVAAPGANRVLAVSPATTRQLYGLGFPKSRVVGVPCGVDLTALDAIARTTQARRYDAATFMRVSAEKGVFALIDAWKLVVAAAPNARLAIIGGGIDIEAAQARVRALGLDGNIDFLGLILDATKAFTTLRTARLFVHPSFKENWAIAIGEAMALGMPVIAFDLPELREVWGEAFRAVPKGDTLAFADEILSLLADDAGRRDLAERGRARVRSLDWADIAERELAAIADHRT; encoded by the coding sequence GTGAACGGCATCGCCGGACAAGAGGCCGTCGGCGTGGCCGGCGGGGACATTCGGATCATCGAAGTCGCGAAGCATTGGGCCCAGGCCGGCCATGAGATTCACCTCATGGGCAGTGTGGCGAGCACTGATTTGTTCGAGAGGCGTGGCCTCACGGTCCAGCCGCACATTGTTGCCTGGCACGGTGGCGAGAGCCGGTGGTCATTCATGCTGCGTGCCCTGACTGTGTGCCTCCGGCTCCCGCGGTCGCTCCTGCGCCTGCGGCCGGACGTGATCGTGAGCGCCAACGAACAGCTCTACGACACCCTGCCCGGATTGATACTCAAGCTCTGGTACCGAAGGCGCGTGCGCTGGGCAGTTGTGGCGCACAACATCCCGGCATGGAGGTTCTGGCAACGCGAGGGCCATCATTGGTACCAATCCCTGGCGTTCCTCGTTTCCGAGCGGCTATCGCTACTCGTGGCAGCGCCGGGAGCCAACCGCGTGCTCGCGGTGTCACCCGCCACGACTCGACAACTCTACGGCTTGGGGTTCCCAAAGAGCCGCGTCGTCGGCGTTCCCTGCGGCGTGGACTTGACCGCGCTGGACGCCATCGCTCGAACAACGCAGGCACGGAGGTATGACGCGGCGACGTTCATGCGCGTCTCGGCTGAAAAGGGAGTATTCGCGCTCATCGACGCCTGGAAGCTCGTCGTGGCGGCGGCGCCAAACGCCAGGCTGGCGATCATCGGTGGCGGCATAGACATAGAAGCCGCCCAAGCGCGAGTTCGCGCGCTCGGACTCGACGGCAACATCGACTTCTTGGGGCTGATTCTCGATGCCACCAAGGCCTTTACCACCCTTCGCACCGCCCGGCTCTTCGTGCACCCGTCGTTCAAAGAGAACTGGGCCATCGCGATCGGTGAAGCGATGGCGCTGGGCATGCCCGTGATCGCCTTCGATCTGCCGGAGCTCAGAGAGGTCTGGGGCGAGGCCTTCCGCGCCGTTCCGAAGGGCGACACGTTGGCGTTTGCCGACGAGATCTTGTCGCTTCTGGCGGACGACGCCGGGCGCCGGGACCTTGCCGAGCGAGGACGGGCCCGCGTGCGCTCGCTGGACTGGGCCGACATCGCCGAGCGCGAGCTCGCGGCGATTGCGGACCATCGGACGTAG
- a CDS encoding SulP family inorganic anion transporter: MSYNLQTLRGDLFGGVTAAVVGLPVALAFGVASGLGPIAGLYGAIAVGFFAAVFGGTKSQISGPTGPMAVAMAVVVATHADNLAQAFTIVIMAGLIQLLLGAIRVGRFIAYTPYSVISGFMSGVGVIIILVQTLPFVGASVAEGGPVGTVRAWLDVRNDINYSALAIAAVTLAVGIAWPGRLRKYLPPTLAALLAGTLLSVLWLSDTPLIGEVPTGLPDLQLPDVSFGALAAAVQPALIIALLGSIDSLLTSLVADSMTRTRHNPNRELIGQGIGNMAAGFIGGMPGAGATLGTVVNLRAGGRTPVSGVLRAAILLALVLGLGQFVEAIPHAALAGILMKVGWDIIDWRFITRIHRVQREHLLVMLITMGLTVFLDLVTAVAIGLIAAGMASARQFERLEMDSVVSTPLLDQSFLAGAEGADSFAARVGLVSLRGSFSVASANKLINTISVDIRDHDVVILDFSDTVYMDDSAALVVEQMIDTAIAEDTQCIVMGLGGRPAITLQALNVLRRVPADRFVATLDDAQTTARQLLED, translated from the coding sequence GTGAGCTACAACCTGCAGACCCTCCGCGGCGACCTTTTCGGCGGTGTCACGGCGGCCGTGGTCGGCCTGCCGGTGGCGCTGGCCTTCGGCGTCGCCTCGGGTCTTGGCCCAATCGCCGGCCTTTACGGCGCGATCGCCGTGGGGTTCTTCGCGGCGGTGTTCGGGGGGACGAAGTCGCAAATCTCCGGCCCCACCGGTCCCATGGCCGTGGCGATGGCGGTGGTGGTGGCCACCCACGCCGACAACCTGGCCCAAGCGTTCACCATCGTCATCATGGCGGGCCTCATCCAGCTGCTGCTGGGGGCCATCCGCGTCGGTCGTTTCATCGCCTACACGCCGTATTCCGTGATCTCCGGGTTCATGTCCGGCGTAGGCGTGATCATCATCCTGGTGCAGACGCTGCCGTTCGTGGGCGCTTCGGTCGCGGAGGGCGGCCCCGTGGGCACGGTGCGCGCCTGGCTGGACGTGCGCAACGACATCAACTACAGCGCCTTGGCCATAGCCGCGGTCACGCTGGCGGTGGGGATTGCGTGGCCGGGCCGGCTGCGCAAGTACCTGCCGCCGACGCTGGCGGCGCTGCTGGCCGGCACCCTGCTGAGCGTGCTGTGGCTGAGCGATACGCCCCTCATCGGCGAAGTGCCAACGGGCCTGCCGGACCTGCAACTGCCGGACGTGTCCTTCGGCGCGTTGGCGGCCGCCGTGCAACCGGCGCTGATCATTGCGCTGCTGGGATCCATCGACAGCCTGCTGACGTCGCTGGTGGCCGACTCGATGACCCGCACGCGGCACAACCCCAATCGGGAGTTGATCGGTCAGGGCATCGGCAACATGGCCGCCGGCTTCATCGGGGGCATGCCGGGCGCCGGGGCCACCCTCGGCACCGTAGTGAACCTCCGCGCCGGCGGCCGCACCCCGGTCTCGGGGGTGCTGCGCGCGGCCATCCTGCTGGCCTTGGTCTTGGGTCTGGGGCAATTCGTCGAGGCCATTCCCCACGCGGCGTTGGCCGGAATCTTGATGAAGGTCGGCTGGGACATCATCGATTGGCGGTTCATCACCCGCATTCACCGGGTGCAGCGCGAACACCTGCTGGTGATGCTGATCACGATGGGACTCACGGTGTTCCTGGACCTGGTGACCGCCGTGGCCATCGGCCTGATTGCGGCCGGAATGGCGAGCGCGCGGCAGTTCGAGCGCCTGGAGATGGACAGCGTGGTTTCCACGCCGCTGCTCGACCAGAGCTTTCTTGCCGGCGCGGAGGGCGCAGACTCCTTCGCCGCGCGCGTCGGCCTGGTGTCGTTGCGGGGAAGCTTCTCGGTGGCCTCCGCGAACAAGCTGATCAACACCATCAGCGTCGACATTCGGGATCACGACGTTGTGATCCTCGATTTCTCCGACACGGTCTATATGGACGACAGCGCCGCGCTCGTGGTGGAGCAGATGATCGATACGGCCATTGCCGAAGACACGCAGTGCATCGTGATGGGTTTGGGAGGTCGGCCCGCCATCACGCTGCAGGCCCTCAACGTACTGCGACGCGTTCCAGCCGATCGCTTCGTCGCCACGCTGGACGACGCGCAGACTACCGCACGGCAATTGCTGGAGGACTAG
- a CDS encoding glycosyltransferase family 4 protein, translated as MLSPFASPNRGGVETHIDALIAALARRDIWVTLLTHQPLVAPVKAPSREPLPNGEVIRIPWFGRGWHPRIEPYAPLVFAYLVPGLLVGAVRHRIRHSDGFDVIHAHGLAAAVAALGMRWTGAPQPIVVSMHAIYELRQRRLLAQAVRSLLGRADRVLTVSEASRQELLAIGLDPARVTAHQHWVDLEVFRPRSQAEARPRLGWPKSTPTCLFVGRLLRKKGVGIVLELARRLPNVQFRMLGAEGDMGTEVAEASTALPNLTLMQDPAGPPAERLDTIASMYAAADLLLVPSQYEEAAGIVVLEGSAAGTPIVASNLGGLREAVTPEIGRLVEPCAEAFMAGLQDMLADRAGLDALREQARAEAERRFSERNVDVIVRQYGFDADNGGASGNDA; from the coding sequence ATGCTGTCACCCTTCGCCTCGCCCAATCGTGGCGGCGTCGAGACGCACATCGATGCCCTCATCGCCGCGCTCGCGCGGCGCGACATCTGGGTCACGCTCCTCACGCACCAACCGCTGGTCGCCCCGGTGAAGGCCCCGTCGCGCGAACCGCTCCCAAACGGCGAAGTCATCCGCATTCCGTGGTTTGGGCGCGGATGGCATCCGCGCATCGAACCATACGCGCCGCTGGTGTTTGCCTACCTGGTTCCCGGCCTGCTGGTGGGCGCCGTCCGACACCGTATCCGCCATAGCGACGGCTTCGACGTCATCCATGCGCACGGGTTGGCCGCCGCCGTGGCGGCCTTGGGGATGCGCTGGACCGGTGCGCCGCAGCCGATCGTCGTCAGCATGCACGCGATCTACGAGTTGCGGCAGCGCCGGCTGCTCGCGCAAGCCGTGCGCTCCCTGCTCGGGCGCGCCGATCGGGTGCTGACCGTGAGCGAGGCGTCCCGGCAGGAGCTTCTCGCCATCGGCCTGGACCCGGCTCGCGTCACCGCCCATCAGCACTGGGTCGACCTCGAAGTGTTTCGGCCGCGCAGTCAGGCCGAGGCCCGCCCGCGGCTCGGCTGGCCCAAGTCGACGCCCACCTGCCTCTTTGTTGGCCGACTCCTGCGCAAGAAGGGCGTGGGCATCGTTCTCGAGCTCGCCCGGCGCCTGCCCAACGTGCAATTCCGGATGCTGGGCGCCGAAGGAGATATGGGAACCGAGGTCGCGGAGGCTTCAACGGCGTTGCCAAACTTGACGCTCATGCAGGATCCTGCCGGCCCGCCAGCCGAACGCCTCGACACCATCGCCTCGATGTATGCCGCGGCTGACCTGCTGCTGGTGCCGTCGCAGTACGAAGAAGCGGCGGGAATCGTGGTGCTCGAGGGCAGCGCGGCCGGCACGCCAATCGTCGCGAGCAACCTCGGCGGTCTGCGAGAAGCCGTGACTCCCGAAATCGGGCGGCTCGTTGAGCCGTGCGCCGAGGCGTTCATGGCGGGACTGCAGGACATGCTGGCCGATCGCGCCGGTCTGGACGCGCTCCGCGAGCAAGCGCGCGCCGAGGCTGAGCGCCGGTTCTCCGAGCGAAACGTGGACGTGATCGTCCGGCAATATGGCTTCGACGCCGACAACGGCGGCGCGTCCGGCAACGACGCGTAG
- a CDS encoding glycosyltransferase: MADAPGISIVIPTLNCARSLEIALRSIRAQRYPADRLEVIVADGGSTDTTRNVAESSGCTVVENPLVTGEAGKAAGLAQATHAIVGFVDSDNELPSPSTLEAVVDALGDPQVAGAEPIRFTALDTMPALDRYFALLGMNDPFVLFLGTYDRECLVTGKWTGVDHEVYEETPTFRKVRFRRERLPTVGANGFFTRRSVAAAAVRDGYLFDVDILHSGTSGSFVHVAKLHLGIAHHYAQSLRQFARKQTRRAQDFLYFSAAGMRTGPTAPPWRGALLFAAATLTVAPLLVQAAIGWLRRRDRAWLYHLPACWITLVVYGTVTLRRLLGAARPHSRAEWGG, from the coding sequence ATGGCGGATGCCCCCGGAATCTCGATTGTCATTCCCACGCTCAACTGCGCGCGGAGTCTTGAAATCGCCCTCCGGTCGATTCGCGCCCAGCGATATCCGGCGGATCGGCTGGAAGTCATCGTCGCCGACGGCGGCTCAACCGACACGACGCGCAACGTCGCCGAATCGTCGGGCTGCACGGTGGTCGAAAACCCGCTGGTCACGGGTGAAGCCGGCAAGGCCGCCGGTCTGGCGCAGGCGACCCACGCGATCGTGGGCTTTGTCGACTCGGACAACGAGTTGCCGTCGCCATCCACCCTGGAGGCCGTCGTCGACGCCTTGGGCGATCCACAAGTTGCCGGCGCCGAGCCCATCCGATTCACCGCCCTGGACACGATGCCCGCGCTCGACCGCTACTTCGCGCTGCTCGGCATGAACGATCCCTTCGTCCTCTTTCTCGGGACCTACGACCGCGAATGCCTCGTCACGGGCAAGTGGACCGGCGTGGATCACGAGGTCTATGAGGAGACTCCCACCTTCCGCAAGGTTCGGTTCCGTCGCGAGCGCCTGCCGACGGTGGGGGCCAACGGCTTCTTCACCCGGCGGTCGGTTGCCGCCGCCGCCGTGCGCGACGGGTATCTCTTCGATGTCGACATCCTCCACTCGGGCACTTCTGGGTCCTTCGTCCACGTCGCCAAGCTGCACCTTGGCATCGCGCACCACTACGCCCAATCCCTACGACAGTTCGCCCGCAAGCAAACCCGGCGGGCGCAAGACTTTCTCTACTTCAGCGCGGCCGGCATGCGGACGGGGCCGACCGCCCCGCCGTGGCGCGGCGCCCTGCTATTCGCCGCCGCCACGCTGACCGTGGCGCCCCTGCTGGTCCAGGCGGCGATTGGCTGGCTGCGGCGGCGGGATCGCGCCTGGCTCTACCACCTGCCCGCGTGCTGGATCACGCTGGTCGTCTACGGCACGGTGACGCTGCGACGCCTGCTGGGGGCGGCGCGGCCGCACAGCCGCGCCGAGTGGGGCGGCTAG